ATACCAACAGGATTTGAATGTGCGATCGAGGGGGATATTCCCAATGGTGCAGGATTATCTTCATCTGCATCGATTGAGTTGTTAACGGGTGTTTTAGTTAATGGACTATATGGTTTAGAAATTCCACGCCTTGATTTAATTAAAATAGGAAAGCGTGTTGAAAATGAATTTATCGGTGTCAACAGTGGAATCATGGACCAATTCGCGGTTGGAATGGGAATGAAGGATGCTGGTATTCTTCTAGATTGCCAAACACTAAGGTATGAGTATGCTCCGATTCAATTGGATGATTATAAGATTTTAATTATGAATACAAATAAGCGCCGTGAACTGGCGGATTCGAAATACAATGAACGTAGAAGTGAGTGTGACCAAGCATTGGAACTGCTTCAGCAAAAGCTTTCAATTGATGCACTAGGCCAGCTGACAGAAGAAGAGTTTACAGAAAATCAGCACCTAATTGCCAATGAAACGATCCGCAGACGGGCAAAGCATGCTGTCTATGAAAATATAAGAACCTTAAAGGCGCTAAACGAGTTAAAGGGTGGGAACTTGGAGGCCTTTGGCAGACTTATGAATGAATCTCATATTTCATTACGAGATGATTACGAAGTAACGGGAGTCGAGCTTGATAGTTTAGTAGAAGCGGCATGGAAACAGCCGGGGGTGATTGGAGCAAGAATGACAGGTGCAGGTTTTGGCGGCTGTGCAATTGCCATTGTGGAAAATAGTGAGGTGGAGAATTTTATTACAAATGTGGGGGCTGCCTATCAAGGGAAAATTGGCTATTCTGCCGATTTTTATGTAGCTAGCATTGGCGATGGAGCAAAGGAAATTGCGCTGGAGTCAGTAAAATGAAAAACAGTTCCGGCCTGAATTTATTTCTGTGGGGCGAATCCAGCACAGGCATCCCAAGAACGGCAATCAAATATAGAGGTGAAAAAGATGATTTGGCAGTTAGTTCAACAATTAATTAACCAAGCCTTAGCTGCACAGCTTATCGAAAAGGAAGATGAAATATACGCCCGGAATCAAGTTCTTATCCTTTTGCACCTGACCGAGTTTCCGGAATCGCTGCCATCAGAAGAAACTGTTTTTGACATTCCTGAGCTGCTTGATCAAATCGTTGATTACGCGTGCACAACAGGAATTATTGAAGATCTTTTTGATGAAAGGGAAATTTTATCCAGTAAAGTAATGAATTGTTTTATTGCCCGACCTTCAGCAGTGAACCAGCAATTTTATGAAAAATACCAGCAGAGCCCGGATTCCGCCACAAAGTATTTTTATCATTTAAGTAAAAATAGTAACTATATTCAAATGAAGCAGATTCGTAAAAATATAGATTATAAGGTTGGATCGGAGTTTGGGGACATCGATATAACGATTAATTTATCAAAGCCAGAAAAGGATCCGAAAAGTATTGCACGGGAACGGGCAGTGCAAAAAACAGCTTATCCCAAATGTCTGCTTTGTATTGAGAATGAAGGCTATTCAGGGAGAATCGGCCATCCGGCACGATCCAATCACCGCATGATTCGCGTGGATTTGTCAGGTGAGAAGTGGTATTTGCAGTATTCACCGTATGTGTATTATAACGAGCACTGCATATTATTGTCGGAGCAGCATACAGATATGCAAATTAGCAGGAAGACTTTTCAGCGGCTTCTGGGGTTTGTTGAACAATTTCCACATTATTTCCTTGGTTCTAATGCGGACATTCCGATTGTGGGTGGTTCCATATTATCACATGATCATTACCAGGGCGGGAATTATCAATTTGCGATGGCAAAAGCAGAAGATGACTGGACATTTGACTTGTCAGATTATCCAAAGGTGAAATGCTCGGTTGTTAAATGGCCGTTGTCTGTTATTCGCCTGCGTTCACAGCAAATCGATCATCTTGTGGAATTGGCGGAGCATATTTTAACAAAATGGAAGAATTATAGCGATGCTTCATTGGGAATTTTGGCTTGGACCGATGAGACACCGCATCATACGATTACGCCCATTGCCCGTAAAGCAGGGGATATGTTTGAGCTGGATTTAGTTTTGCGCAATAACCGCACGAATGAGGAGCATCCTCTAGGCATTTTCCACCCGCATGCGGATGTGCACCATATAAAGAAGGAAAACATCGGTTTGATTGAAGTAATGGGACTTGCCGTTCTGCCGCCGCGATTAAAAGATGAGCTGAGAGAGGTGGAGAAATTTATTCTCGGCCAACCAGCAGATGTTGCTGATTATCACTCAGTCTGGGCGAATCAGTTAAAAGAACGGTATCATGCTGTTGCGATTCAGGAAAATGTGGAAGATCTGGTCCGGAAAGAAACAGGGATGAAATTCTTGCAGGCGCTTGTGGATGCCGGTGTTTTTAAGCGGGACAAAGAGGGAGTCTCTGGGTTTAAGCGCTTTATTCAATCATTATAACTTAACTTATATGAAAAGAGTGGGGTGAAGTTGATGGAGATTACAAAGAGATTATTTGGGCAAATTGATGGTGGAACAGTGAATGAATATACGCTAACGAATGATTTAGGAATGAGGGTTTCTTGTTTAGATTACGGCTGTGTCATCACAAAAATTCTGGCTCCTGACCGAAGTGGCACTATGGAAAATGTTGTACTGGGCTTTGAGCGGTTGGAGGATTATTTAGAATGGTCACCGTACTTTGGAACAGTTGTCGGCCGTGTAGCCGGCAGGATTAAAGGTGCACGGTTTGAGCTGGATGGGCAGGAATATGTGCTTGATGCCAACGAAGGTGCAAACCATATTCACGGAGGAAAAAAAGGTTTTGACAAAGTGGTGTGGCAAGCTGAACCATTGGAAGATGAAAAGTCTGTCGGTATAAAATTTTTTTATTACAGTTCGGATGGGGAAGAAGGATATCCCGGAAACTTGGAAACAACAGTGATCTATCGTTTAACCAATGAAAATGAGCTGATCGTTACGTTTGAAGCGGAAACAGATAAAAAGACGTTGGTGAATTTAACAAATCACTCTTATTTTAACTTAAACGGCAATTTGAAGCGGGATTGTTCCGGACATGAGCTCCAGCTTGATAACAATGGCTTTTTAGAGTTAGCGTCAGATTTAATTCCGACTGGAAAAATACTTGGGGCTGCTGACACTCCATTTGATTTTCGAAGCGGCCGAAAGCTAAGTGATGGAATTCAATCATCTGATCCGCAAAATATTCTGGTCGGCTACGGTTATGATCACCCGCTTATTTTTTCAAAACAGGGTGAAAATAAAATTAGGTTATGCGATGATGAGAGCGGACGGGTGCTGGAAATGACAACAAATCAGCCATGCGTGGTGCTTTATTCCGGGAACCAATTGGCAGGGCCATTTTCAATTTCAGGTGTCCCGGCAAGGAAATACTTAGGTGTCTGTTTGGAAACGCAAGGGCTTCCGGATGCGATCCATCATCCTGAGTTTCCTTCTGTCATTCTGAATCCAGGAGAATTATACCGCCACGCAACGACGTACCGATTTTTTGTACAATAATAAGGAGTTTTTAATATGGCAACCATAAAGGATATTGCCCAGCAAGCGGGAGTGTCCATTGCGACGGTATCACGTGTATTGAATTATGATGCGACACTTTCAGTTAGTGATGAAACGAAAAAAAGAATCTTTGAAGTCGCAGAGGCACTTGATTATAAAAAGAAAGCTGTACGGAAACAGGAAACAGGCAAGATTGCCCTCTTGCAATGGTATACGGAGAAGGAAGAACTCGGGGATTTGTATTACATGTCGATTCGTTTAGGCGTGGAGAATCGGTGTCAGTCCCATGGTATTCAAGTAGTAAGGTTTTTCCAAGACCATTTTGAAGAATTGAAGAGTGGAGAGATTCAAGGGCTGATTGCGATCGGTAAATTTAGCGAAAAACAAGTGAAAGAGCTGGAAGCGCTGACTGAGAACATTGTTTATGTGGACTACTCTCCAGATGAAGAGCGTTATGATTCAGTCGTGGTGGACTTTGGGAAGGCGGTCGAAAAGGTTCTTGCTTTTTTATGGGAGAATGGCCATAAGCAAATCGGCTATATAGGCGGCAAAGAGATGTTTAAGGATGAAACGGCTGTGATTGAGGATCCCAGAGAGAGGACTTTCAAGCGATTAATGAAGGAAAAGGGATTATTTCATGAAGCCTTTATGTACAGCGGCAGCTACTCTGTTGATGACGGATATCTTCTTATGAAGAAGGCAATCCGCGAACATGGGCAAGAGCTGCCTACTGCCTTTTTTGCCGCGAATGATTCAATTGCTGTCGGAGCATTGCGTGCATTATTAGATGAAGGTATTGCTGTTCCCGAGCGAGTGAACATCATTGGTGTGAACGATGTAAGTATCGCGAAATACGTCTTTCCGGCATTAAGCACGGTAAAGATTTACACAGAACTAATGGGAGAAACCGCCGTAGACACCCTCCTCGAACGAATAGAAGGAAGAAAAACGCCTAAAAAAATCACCATCGCCACCAAACTCATCATCCGCGACAGCAGCTTTGGCACCAAAGTGGAATAACATAACATGCAAGAATAAGATAAACAAAAGAGACAAAAGGCAATTTGTCCACCTCAGGCGGACAAAACAGCCTTTTGTCTTTTTACGGTGCCTGACACCACCTCTCATCAACAGTTAACTTAAAATGACAGAAAAGGTGATTGTTGATTGGTCGAATGTTACGTATAATGATTTTAGTTAGAGACTTGCGGAATGGAGATGTGTATGGGCAGATTGGCGAGGTTGGGGTATGTTGCAGGTGCTTTGTGCTTTATTGTTAGCTGTTCGTTTGCGGTGTTTTATGGGGTTAAGGTGGTGTCCCATAAGCAGCCGGTGGAGAAAGGGACGCAGCAAAAGTATAAATATCATTTGGTACTTGTGCCAGAAGAGTTAGATAACGAGTATTGGAGACTTGTAGAAAAAGGTGCACAGGCAGCCGCCAAAAAGTATGGGGTGCTGTTGGAATATGTGGGGCCGAAGCAGGCGAATATTGATGTTCACTTAAAAACGATTGAAATGGCAGCGGCTTCAAAAGTTGATGGCATTATGACCCAAGGGCTGGATGACCAATTTACCCCGTTAATAAATAGGATTGTGGAACAGGGAATACCAGTAGTCACCGTTGATACAGACACAGTAAACAGCAAGCGTCTTGCATACATAGGAACTGACAATTACTATTCAGGCTATTTGGCTGGAAAAGCGATGATTGCAGATACAAAAGGAAAGGCGAATGTCGCGATTATTACCGGAAGTTTTTATAAAAATCACCAGCAGGAGCGGGTGAAGGGCTTTGAAGATGCCGTTAAGTCTGAAAAAGGAATACATATCATTGATGTAGAAGAGTCGGAGATCAGCAGAGTTCGTGCCGCTGAAAAGACTTATCAGATATTACAGAACCACCCGAATGTAAACGCCTTCTTCGGGACGAGCGCATTAGACGGTGTTGGCATAGCCCAAGTGGTGGAGCAATATAAAAAACCTGGACAAATCTATATTATCAGCTTTGATACTCTTCCGGAAACACTGGAGTACATTCGTAAAGGAACGATACAGGCTACGGTTGTCCAAGAACCCTACCAAATGGGTTATGGAGCTGTAAAAATTATGATTGATATCATTAATCGAAAGAAAGTGCCCTCTGTAGTTCACACGGATACAAGTATATTGCGCGCCAAAGATTTGCCTCAAATCCGAAAAGAAACAGGGGAGGGCAGGTAATGTTATTCCGAATCCGATCGAAACTGCTGCTGTATTTTATTGTCCTTGTCGTTCTGCTATCGTCCGTCGGGTTCCTGTTTTATAAAAGCAGTGAAAGTGTGTTTAGTGAGTATGATGACAGTTTCCAAAGTTTTCTTCTGCTTAATGATATCTCACAGCGGACCAATTTAATTACCGATAAACTTCATGCATATATTCTTGAAAAAGAAGAGCACTACCATGAGGATTACCGAAAGGAAAAAGTAAAGCTGATCGACGACCAAAAAAGACTTTATCAAGTAATGAATTCCAATGATGCTACTTTGATGAATTATAAAAACATGATTGATAGTTTCTTAGACGAAGGCGACGCAACGGTTGGTGCTTTCCGACGGAATGATATTAACGGTTATTCTGACCATTTTAATGATACCGTGAATACCGCCTCCTTTATTCATGAAAGCACACTGGCTATATTAAATAATAAACTGACAGAATATCAAAAATTCTATGATGAGATGGAAAAGCAAAGACGATATTACAGGCTCATGTCGCTGTCCCTGTTTGCCGCCGCCTTTTTCCTTAGCACATTGTTGGCATTATGGATTTCTGGAGGGATTACGAGACCTATTAGTCTGTTATCGAAAGCTGCAAAAGAGATTTCGAAAGGAAAACTGGATGGTAAAGATATAAAAATTACCACAAAAGACGAATTGAAGCCTCTGACTGAAACGTTTAATCAAATGCGGGCAAATCTTAGGCAGTTGGTGCTTGAAATTAAACAAAAATCAGAGCTGGATAAGTTATTGAAGGAAATGGAACTAAGAAGGCTGCAACATCAAATTAATCCACATTTCCTTTTTAATACATTAAACACCGTATCAAAACTGGCCTACCTGGAAGAAGCGGAACAAACCTCAAGACTGATTGAAGCTGTTGCGGCTATCCTCAGGTATAATCTAGGTGATTTAAATCGAGGATCTACATTGAGGGATGAAGTAAAGATTGTCAAAGAGTATTTCTTTATTCAACAAACAAGATTTGGGGAACGGATTCAATTTATAACAGAGATCCAGGACGATTGCCTGGACATTGAAGTCCCTCGATTAATTTTACAACCGCTAGTAGAAAACGCCTTCATTCATGGGGTGGAAGCTTACGAGGAAAATGCTGAAATCCGCCTCCAAATTTATCGTTGTCAAGAATCGATTTATGTGGAGGTCATCGATAACGGCCAGGGGATGACAGAGGATGTACGGCAAAAACTGCTTCAATATGGGGAAGGGAACGAAGCAGATGATGGCGCAAGGCTGGAAAAATCCGGGGGTCATTCTACAGGTATAGGTGTGAAAAATGTAATTCGAAGGCTGCAGCTTTTTTACCAATGTCAGGACATTGTGGAAATTGAAACGGAATTAGGAAAGGGAACCAACTTTAGGCTAAAGATTCCAGATGTAAATAAAGGGGGAAATGACCTTGTTAAAAATACTGATTGTTGATGATGAAGTCCTGGAGCGGAGGGCATTAACAAAAATCATTGCGAATATTTCAGATGATTTAACAGTTATTGGCGAGGGTGCCCCGAATGGCAGAATAGCCATTGAAATGGCTAAGGAGCATGAGCCTGATATCATTTTCATGGATATCAAAATGCCCGGCATTGACGGTGTCCAAGCCGTTAAAGAAATTAAAAAGTTTAATCGTGATGTCCGATTTATCATGGTATCTGCCTTTAATACATTTGAATATGCCAAAGAAGTGATGCAGCAGGGAGTTAAGGAATACATATTAAAACCAAGCAGAAAGCAAGATATTTGTGAAAGCCTGGAGCGGGTATTGGCTGAAATTTCTTTGGATCGCAAACAGCGGGAAGAACAGCATAGTTTGAAAGAAAGCCTAAACCGAGCGGTATCGATTGCGCAAAAGGAATGGGTATCTTCCTTAATCACAAACCAGGTTCATGATATGTCATTTGATGAATGGAGCCAGCTGCTTGGAGTAGAAATTACCAGCGGGTATATCATGCTTTTTTACCTTGAACCGGAACCGGCTGCAGATTTTTCTCAAATGGAAAAACATAACTGGTACAGCTGGCTTAAGGAATCGCTGAAAACAATCACGAGCAAGCAAGAGGTTCTTCCAGGGCCGATGACAGAAACGCAAGTACCGGTGTTGTTCCTGTGTAAGAAAACAGCAGGGAAATTTCATTTTAAAACAGATGCTCAAGCCATTATTGACAACTTGTCTACGCTTTTTCGAAAAGAGCCCTTTAAGGGAGAATTAAAAGTTAGTATCGGCCTTCCTTATCAGCATGCAAATGAACTTAATCAATCGTATCATGATGCGATACTTGCATTAAAACAGCTTCTATTAATCCCGAATCGCAGGGTCTTATTTTGTGATAAACAAGGTTCAACAGATATGCCTTCCTTGTCCGCAATGCTGGAAATTGAGAAACAGCTACTAGAAGCCGTCCGTCAAGGCGATGTCAATCAAGTACTCTTTATCTATGATTCATTTATTAATAAAATGAGAGAAAATGGCGATTTGCAGGGATCAATCGTGAAAAAGTCATTTGATGAATTGTTCGTCCTTCTATCAAGGATGCTTCATGATTTAGGCATCAGCTATCAGCAAACACCTGTTATTGAGGATTCGGAAGAAATTCAGCAAATGTTTGAAAAGGGTAAAACCCATTTATTAAAGATTGTCAGTCACGTCCAAGTCTGGCGGATGAATCATGCAAAGGGGATGCTTCACAAGGCAAAGGAATTTATCGAAACGCATTTTGCTGATTCTCTTACACTGGAGCAGGTAGCAGAATATGTGGAGCTAAGTCCGTTTTATTTCAGTAAATTATTTAAGGACCGCTTCGGAATGACGTTTATTGATTATTTGACGGAAATTCGAATCAAGAAGGCC
Above is a genomic segment from Neobacillus endophyticus containing:
- the galT gene encoding UDP-glucose--hexose-1-phosphate uridylyltransferase, encoding MIWQLVQQLINQALAAQLIEKEDEIYARNQVLILLHLTEFPESLPSEETVFDIPELLDQIVDYACTTGIIEDLFDEREILSSKVMNCFIARPSAVNQQFYEKYQQSPDSATKYFYHLSKNSNYIQMKQIRKNIDYKVGSEFGDIDITINLSKPEKDPKSIARERAVQKTAYPKCLLCIENEGYSGRIGHPARSNHRMIRVDLSGEKWYLQYSPYVYYNEHCILLSEQHTDMQISRKTFQRLLGFVEQFPHYFLGSNADIPIVGGSILSHDHYQGGNYQFAMAKAEDDWTFDLSDYPKVKCSVVKWPLSVIRLRSQQIDHLVELAEHILTKWKNYSDASLGILAWTDETPHHTITPIARKAGDMFELDLVLRNNRTNEEHPLGIFHPHADVHHIKKENIGLIEVMGLAVLPPRLKDELREVEKFILGQPADVADYHSVWANQLKERYHAVAIQENVEDLVRKETGMKFLQALVDAGVFKRDKEGVSGFKRFIQSL
- a CDS encoding galactokinase, which gives rise to MNITTLNKVFLDVFHVLPKHAFFAPGRINLIGEHTDYNGGHVFPCAITYGTYAVARKREDQLVRLYSENFPDKGIIEFNLNELTFDQKHNWANYPKGMIRYIMEAGYEIPTGFECAIEGDIPNGAGLSSSASIELLTGVLVNGLYGLEIPRLDLIKIGKRVENEFIGVNSGIMDQFAVGMGMKDAGILLDCQTLRYEYAPIQLDDYKILIMNTNKRRELADSKYNERRSECDQALELLQQKLSIDALGQLTEEEFTENQHLIANETIRRRAKHAVYENIRTLKALNELKGGNLEAFGRLMNESHISLRDDYEVTGVELDSLVEAAWKQPGVIGARMTGAGFGGCAIAIVENSEVENFITNVGAAYQGKIGYSADFYVASIGDGAKEIALESVK
- a CDS encoding sugar-binding protein — protein: MEMCMGRLARLGYVAGALCFIVSCSFAVFYGVKVVSHKQPVEKGTQQKYKYHLVLVPEELDNEYWRLVEKGAQAAAKKYGVLLEYVGPKQANIDVHLKTIEMAAASKVDGIMTQGLDDQFTPLINRIVEQGIPVVTVDTDTVNSKRLAYIGTDNYYSGYLAGKAMIADTKGKANVAIITGSFYKNHQQERVKGFEDAVKSEKGIHIIDVEESEISRVRAAEKTYQILQNHPNVNAFFGTSALDGVGIAQVVEQYKKPGQIYIISFDTLPETLEYIRKGTIQATVVQEPYQMGYGAVKIMIDIINRKKVPSVVHTDTSILRAKDLPQIRKETGEGR
- a CDS encoding sensor histidine kinase, with protein sequence MLFRIRSKLLLYFIVLVVLLSSVGFLFYKSSESVFSEYDDSFQSFLLLNDISQRTNLITDKLHAYILEKEEHYHEDYRKEKVKLIDDQKRLYQVMNSNDATLMNYKNMIDSFLDEGDATVGAFRRNDINGYSDHFNDTVNTASFIHESTLAILNNKLTEYQKFYDEMEKQRRYYRLMSLSLFAAAFFLSTLLALWISGGITRPISLLSKAAKEISKGKLDGKDIKITTKDELKPLTETFNQMRANLRQLVLEIKQKSELDKLLKEMELRRLQHQINPHFLFNTLNTVSKLAYLEEAEQTSRLIEAVAAILRYNLGDLNRGSTLRDEVKIVKEYFFIQQTRFGERIQFITEIQDDCLDIEVPRLILQPLVENAFIHGVEAYEENAEIRLQIYRCQESIYVEVIDNGQGMTEDVRQKLLQYGEGNEADDGARLEKSGGHSTGIGVKNVIRRLQLFYQCQDIVEIETELGKGTNFRLKIPDVNKGGNDLVKNTDC
- a CDS encoding aldose epimerase family protein is translated as MEITKRLFGQIDGGTVNEYTLTNDLGMRVSCLDYGCVITKILAPDRSGTMENVVLGFERLEDYLEWSPYFGTVVGRVAGRIKGARFELDGQEYVLDANEGANHIHGGKKGFDKVVWQAEPLEDEKSVGIKFFYYSSDGEEGYPGNLETTVIYRLTNENELIVTFEAETDKKTLVNLTNHSYFNLNGNLKRDCSGHELQLDNNGFLELASDLIPTGKILGAADTPFDFRSGRKLSDGIQSSDPQNILVGYGYDHPLIFSKQGENKIRLCDDESGRVLEMTTNQPCVVLYSGNQLAGPFSISGVPARKYLGVCLETQGLPDAIHHPEFPSVILNPGELYRHATTYRFFVQ
- a CDS encoding LacI family DNA-binding transcriptional regulator; protein product: MATIKDIAQQAGVSIATVSRVLNYDATLSVSDETKKRIFEVAEALDYKKKAVRKQETGKIALLQWYTEKEELGDLYYMSIRLGVENRCQSHGIQVVRFFQDHFEELKSGEIQGLIAIGKFSEKQVKELEALTENIVYVDYSPDEERYDSVVVDFGKAVEKVLAFLWENGHKQIGYIGGKEMFKDETAVIEDPRERTFKRLMKEKGLFHEAFMYSGSYSVDDGYLLMKKAIREHGQELPTAFFAANDSIAVGALRALLDEGIAVPERVNIIGVNDVSIAKYVFPALSTVKIYTELMGETAVDTLLERIEGRKTPKKITIATKLIIRDSSFGTKVE
- a CDS encoding response regulator transcription factor, which encodes MTLLKILIVDDEVLERRALTKIIANISDDLTVIGEGAPNGRIAIEMAKEHEPDIIFMDIKMPGIDGVQAVKEIKKFNRDVRFIMVSAFNTFEYAKEVMQQGVKEYILKPSRKQDICESLERVLAEISLDRKQREEQHSLKESLNRAVSIAQKEWVSSLITNQVHDMSFDEWSQLLGVEITSGYIMLFYLEPEPAADFSQMEKHNWYSWLKESLKTITSKQEVLPGPMTETQVPVLFLCKKTAGKFHFKTDAQAIIDNLSTLFRKEPFKGELKVSIGLPYQHANELNQSYHDAILALKQLLLIPNRRVLFCDKQGSTDMPSLSAMLEIEKQLLEAVRQGDVNQVLFIYDSFINKMRENGDLQGSIVKKSFDELFVLLSRMLHDLGISYQQTPVIEDSEEIQQMFEKGKTHLLKIVSHVQVWRMNHAKGMLHKAKEFIETHFADSLTLEQVAEYVELSPFYFSKLFKDRFGMTFIDYLTEIRIKKAKDEMVDQGKSLKEICFSVGYKDPNYFSRVFKKHTGLSPTEFRKAIVS